In Paenibacillus sp. J23TS9, a single genomic region encodes these proteins:
- the pflB gene encoding formate C-acetyltransferase gives MSVLEKDVQNMQSGWKGFKKGKWTKAVNVNDFIESNINPYEGNEEFLAGPTNNTTELWKIVSDLTKKERDNGGVLDVDVNTVSTIVSHQPGYLDKDKEQIVGVQTDAPFKRSIQPFGGIRMMIDACKAYGFELPEEMIKTFTDIRKTHNQGVFDAYTTDMRAARKAGIITGLPDAYGRGRIIGDYRRVSLYGVDFLIKEKKQELMELEVDVIDEDVIRLREELSEQIRALGELKQMAAMHGYDISKPAQNAKEAFQWLYFGYLAAIKEQNGAAMSLGRVSSFLDIYIERDLAEGVLSEDQAQELVDHFVMKLRIVKFLRTPDYNELFSGDPTWVTESIGGMSSNGQTRVTKNSFRFLHTLYNLGPAPEPNLTVLWSEQLPEGFKKYCSKVSIETSSIQYENDDLMRPIYGDDYGIACCVSAMRIGKQMQFFGARANLAKCLLYAINGGIDEKSGDQVGPEYPTITAEVLEYDEVIKRFKPMMEWLAKLYMNTLNVIHFMHDKYSYERIEMALHDRDILRTMACGIAGLSVAADSLSAIKFAKVKPVRNEKGIAVDFEIEGEYPCYGNNDDRVDSIAVELVETFMSMIRKHKAYRNAMPTQSVLTITSNVVYGKKTGTTPDGRKAGEPFAPGANPMHGRDKKGALASLSSVAKLPYEDSLDGISNTFSIVPKALGKEPEVRKSNLVAMLDGYFGSKAHHLNVNVFDREQLIDAMDHPENYPQLTIRVSGYAVNFVKLTREQQLDVINRTFHGSM, from the coding sequence ATGTCGGTGCTAGAAAAAGATGTTCAAAACATGCAATCGGGCTGGAAAGGTTTTAAGAAGGGAAAATGGACGAAGGCAGTAAATGTGAATGACTTTATTGAAAGCAACATCAATCCATACGAAGGCAATGAAGAGTTTCTGGCGGGTCCTACGAATAACACGACCGAGCTTTGGAAGATCGTTTCTGATCTTACCAAAAAAGAACGGGATAACGGCGGTGTGCTTGATGTTGACGTGAACACGGTTTCGACGATTGTTTCTCATCAGCCGGGGTACCTCGACAAGGACAAAGAGCAGATCGTCGGCGTACAAACCGATGCCCCATTCAAGCGTTCCATTCAACCTTTCGGCGGAATCCGCATGATGATTGATGCTTGCAAGGCGTATGGCTTTGAACTTCCCGAAGAAATGATTAAGACATTTACGGATATCCGCAAAACGCACAACCAAGGTGTGTTTGATGCATATACAACAGATATGCGAGCTGCTCGTAAGGCAGGCATTATCACGGGTCTTCCCGATGCATACGGCCGCGGCCGGATTATTGGCGATTACCGCCGCGTATCTCTTTATGGAGTAGATTTTCTGATAAAAGAGAAAAAGCAGGAGCTTATGGAGCTGGAAGTCGATGTCATCGATGAAGATGTGATTCGACTGCGTGAGGAATTATCTGAACAAATTCGTGCTCTTGGCGAGCTGAAGCAAATGGCTGCCATGCATGGATATGATATTTCCAAGCCGGCGCAAAATGCCAAAGAGGCCTTCCAATGGCTTTACTTCGGTTATTTAGCAGCTATTAAGGAACAGAACGGTGCGGCTATGTCGCTTGGACGCGTTTCCTCGTTCCTCGATATCTATATTGAACGGGATTTGGCGGAAGGCGTACTTTCGGAAGATCAGGCGCAGGAGCTTGTAGACCATTTTGTTATGAAGCTCAGAATTGTAAAATTCCTGCGTACGCCTGATTATAATGAACTATTTAGTGGTGACCCAACCTGGGTTACTGAATCGATCGGCGGCATGTCTTCGAACGGCCAAACCCGTGTGACGAAGAACAGCTTCCGTTTCCTGCACACCCTGTATAACCTGGGACCTGCGCCGGAACCAAACTTGACCGTGCTTTGGTCCGAACAACTGCCTGAAGGTTTCAAAAAATACTGCTCGAAGGTATCGATCGAGACCAGCTCGATTCAATATGAGAATGATGACCTGATGCGTCCGATCTATGGCGACGATTATGGTATTGCCTGCTGTGTATCCGCGATGCGTATCGGTAAGCAGATGCAGTTCTTCGGTGCCCGCGCGAATCTGGCCAAGTGCTTACTGTATGCCATTAACGGTGGTATTGATGAGAAGTCCGGTGATCAGGTTGGTCCGGAATATCCGACCATTACAGCTGAAGTGCTGGAATACGATGAGGTCATCAAACGCTTTAAACCAATGATGGAATGGCTCGCCAAGCTGTACATGAACACACTGAATGTCATTCATTTTATGCATGATAAATATTCCTACGAACGTATTGAAATGGCGCTCCATGACCGTGATATTCTGCGCACGATGGCCTGCGGCATCGCCGGCTTGTCGGTAGCAGCCGACTCGCTGAGTGCCATCAAATTCGCCAAGGTAAAACCAGTGCGTAACGAAAAGGGTATAGCGGTCGACTTTGAAATCGAAGGTGAATATCCTTGCTACGGAAACAATGATGACCGCGTAGACAGCATAGCCGTTGAATTGGTAGAGACCTTCATGAGCATGATCCGTAAGCACAAAGCGTACCGTAACGCCATGCCGACCCAATCGGTTCTGACCATTACGTCTAATGTGGTGTACGGCAAAAAGACAGGGACAACACCGGATGGACGCAAAGCGGGAGAACCGTTTGCCCCTGGCGCCAACCCAATGCATGGACGTGACAAGAAGGGAGCGCTCGCTTCCCTCAGTTCGGTTGCCAAACTTCCTTATGAGGATAGTCTTGACGGCATTTCGAATACTTTCTCGATCGTGCCTAAAGCTCTCGGCAAGGAACCGGAGGTTCGTAAATCGAATCTGGTTGCCATGCTGGATGGGTATTTCGGAAGCAAGGCGCATCATCTGAACGTCAACGTCTTTGACCGCGAACAGCTGATTGATGCGATGGATCATCCGGAAAATTATCCGCAGCTGACCATCCGTGTATCGGGTTATGCCGTTAACTTTGTGAAGCTGACACGGGAACAGCAGCTGGATGTCATCAACCGTACATTCCACGGTTCGATGTAA
- the pflA gene encoding pyruvate formate-lyase-activating protein, translating to MIKGHIHSMETFGTVDGPGIRFVLFMQGCLLKCEYCHNPDTWALNEGKEMTVEDALAEIEPYLNYYRSSGGGLTVSGGEPTLQSHFVAELFKEVKNRWNLHTTLDSNGFNEAERIHQLLEVTDLVLLDIKHIDDEKHIKLTGKSNERTLRTAQWLSDHGRKMWIRHVYVPGIHDQEEDLINLGRFIGTLKGVEKFEILPYHQMGIYKWEALGKEYPLQGVPSPTEEEVQRAYRLIEEGRKQTAAVS from the coding sequence ATGATCAAGGGACATATCCATTCCATGGAGACCTTTGGAACAGTAGACGGACCGGGCATCCGCTTTGTCCTTTTTATGCAAGGCTGCTTGCTGAAATGCGAGTACTGCCATAACCCGGATACCTGGGCACTGAATGAGGGCAAAGAGATGACGGTCGAGGATGCTTTAGCCGAAATTGAGCCTTATTTGAACTATTACCGTTCCTCGGGAGGCGGGCTAACGGTTTCCGGTGGGGAACCCACGTTACAATCGCATTTTGTAGCGGAGTTATTTAAGGAAGTGAAGAACCGCTGGAATCTGCATACCACGCTCGACAGCAACGGCTTTAACGAGGCGGAGCGGATACATCAGCTGCTTGAAGTGACAGATCTCGTGCTGCTGGATATTAAGCATATCGATGATGAGAAGCATATTAAGCTGACGGGCAAGTCCAACGAGCGTACGCTTCGTACCGCGCAGTGGTTATCGGATCATGGTCGTAAAATGTGGATCCGGCATGTGTACGTTCCTGGTATTCACGACCAGGAAGAAGATCTGATCAATCTGGGCAGATTTATCGGCACCCTAAAAGGTGTGGAAAAATTCGAGATCCTGCCCTATCATCAAATGGGAATTTACAAATGGGAGGCTCTTGGCAAAGAGTACCCGTTACAGGGTGTACCGAGCCCCACAGAAGAAGAAGTACAGCGGGCATACCGTTTAATAGAAGAGGGACGAAAGCAGACTGCTGCCGTGTCGTAA
- a CDS encoding extracellular solute-binding protein, whose amino-acid sequence MKIKRSLILLMSFCMVSSLLLSACENTQTNVNASTTAKTKDEESHKAEPFELTLRHTQIGKDKEKRFAILNDVVKKVESEVEGLTFRLDGVESDVNRKEKLRGEMAAGNPPDIFDLFGSPDSKIYAKEGKLLDLTPIIEELGIKDKFSSLEPFTYEGEVYGLPIGGSAEGFFYNKEYFNKKGWKPPTTFAELEQMLAEIKADGRVPIAAASKDGWVPLMLTNHLWSRYAGPDITAKFASGEAKWTDPNVIKAFAKHQEWENKGYFKKGELGYEYPEYTTQFTDGTAILMYDGTWKSSVFKKGESGAAMVGKVGFFNLPPLEGGVGDQASLMFNVNNGYGFSAAVAKDPRKLEAVKSFIKNMFNEDMQIRGLVEDGVLPAMNLDVSVLASSLNDTLMKEIVDVLENAHTKFAAFDSLIQTDVTSEISNVQIQKLISNQTTPKKMAEALQKVQNEANALAE is encoded by the coding sequence ATGAAGATAAAGAGAAGTTTGATTCTTTTGATGTCGTTTTGCATGGTATCTTCACTTCTGTTGTCAGCCTGTGAAAACACACAAACAAATGTAAACGCATCCACCACTGCCAAAACCAAAGACGAAGAGTCGCATAAAGCGGAACCTTTTGAATTGACACTCCGTCATACCCAGATTGGTAAAGATAAGGAAAAACGCTTTGCCATTTTGAATGATGTGGTGAAAAAGGTGGAAAGCGAAGTGGAAGGATTGACATTCAGACTGGATGGCGTTGAATCGGATGTGAACCGCAAAGAAAAGCTGCGCGGCGAGATGGCCGCAGGTAATCCTCCGGATATATTTGACCTGTTTGGCAGTCCGGACTCCAAAATATACGCCAAAGAAGGCAAACTACTGGATCTGACACCCATTATTGAAGAGCTTGGCATCAAGGACAAATTCTCTTCTCTGGAACCATTTACTTACGAAGGCGAGGTTTATGGGCTTCCGATTGGCGGGTCGGCTGAAGGCTTCTTCTATAATAAAGAGTATTTCAATAAAAAAGGCTGGAAGCCGCCAACCACATTTGCCGAGCTTGAACAAATGCTGGCCGAAATCAAGGCAGACGGCAGAGTGCCGATTGCCGCTGCTTCCAAAGACGGCTGGGTACCATTGATGCTCACCAATCACCTGTGGTCGCGTTATGCGGGTCCGGATATTACAGCCAAATTCGCTTCAGGCGAAGCTAAATGGACGGATCCGAATGTCATTAAGGCATTTGCGAAGCATCAGGAATGGGAGAATAAGGGCTATTTTAAAAAGGGTGAGCTTGGTTATGAATATCCCGAATATACGACCCAATTTACGGACGGCACGGCCATACTGATGTACGACGGCACATGGAAATCCTCCGTATTCAAAAAAGGGGAGTCTGGTGCGGCCATGGTCGGCAAGGTCGGATTTTTCAATCTTCCACCTTTGGAGGGAGGTGTCGGTGACCAAGCATCGCTGATGTTCAATGTCAACAACGGCTATGGTTTTTCGGCTGCAGTAGCCAAAGATCCGCGCAAGCTTGAAGCTGTGAAATCCTTTATCAAAAATATGTTCAATGAAGATATGCAAATCCGCGGACTGGTCGAAGACGGTGTTCTGCCTGCCATGAATCTCGATGTTTCGGTACTTGCTTCGAGCCTCAACGATACCCTGATGAAGGAGATCGTGGATGTGCTGGAAAATGCCCATACAAAGTTTGCGGCGTTCGATTCCCTGATCCAAACGGATGTGACCTCTGAAATCAGCAATGTCCAAATTCAAAAGCTCATCAGCAATCAAACGACACCGAAAAAAATGGCTGAAGCCCTGCAGAAAGTACAGAATGAAGCCAATGCTTTAGCAGAATAA
- a CDS encoding sensor histidine kinase, protein MNLRIKLFTAFVVLIIVPLCILGVVTYIVSSHSIEEKYSRQTEYSLKAISYSISTVLKQMDNVTDNGIATSVFHMALAAKDPTKQDLNAEQLSLNNSQRNFRSLLYNHPAISYAFLYNLNGSGKNSNVSIFTKENFTTMPFEDFKKQPLYKEVMDLNGVPKWIAPHEYPELTGTEPVFTQIRLIKELSYFKNIGILVVQIKNWDIESIFHNLSPTQSMQSTEFMLVNDDGLILYDPNKAFEGQQLSTVMKKPVKFGSGYQSFKTDFHDEKSIVSIYHLKDYSWNLVSVTSWKSLSKETLVFAQWFIGITLLCLLAAITFNMVFMRRITGSIAVIVRFMRKVEGGDFNVRVEDRGKDELHILAKGFNDLVDQINSLFKQINTKQKQKTQAELRVLQAQIKPHFLFNTLESINVLAIQNEGVKVSEMVHRLGSILRISIQDKEEIPLDQEIEHLQSYLEIQKFRFDDLFDYEIDIPPELRRRSVLKLTLQPLVENCIQHGFEGIAYTGHIHISCWADQGRIILQVQDNGIGMEPNQLLKFQYMKTDKEDVADRKDQVRYLYEERRGLGVRSVADRIRIHYGEQYGLFICSSHLTGTIIQCVIPDAEWRDWNDS, encoded by the coding sequence ATGAATTTGCGCATCAAATTATTTACGGCATTTGTGGTATTAATCATTGTTCCTCTCTGCATATTGGGTGTTGTCACCTATATTGTCTCTTCGCATTCTATTGAGGAAAAATACAGCCGTCAGACGGAATATTCTCTAAAAGCGATAAGCTATAGCATCAGTACCGTGCTGAAGCAGATGGATAATGTCACGGACAACGGAATTGCCACTTCAGTATTTCACATGGCCCTTGCTGCCAAGGATCCTACCAAGCAGGATTTGAATGCTGAACAGCTGAGTCTGAATAACAGCCAGCGGAACTTTCGGAGTCTGCTCTACAATCATCCGGCAATCAGCTATGCTTTCCTCTATAATCTGAACGGATCAGGCAAAAACAGTAATGTATCGATCTTCACCAAGGAAAATTTCACAACCATGCCCTTTGAGGATTTCAAAAAACAACCGTTATACAAAGAGGTAATGGATCTCAACGGTGTGCCCAAATGGATTGCGCCGCATGAGTATCCTGAACTAACGGGGACTGAGCCGGTTTTCACACAAATTCGGTTGATCAAAGAGCTTAGCTATTTTAAAAATATCGGTATTTTGGTGGTCCAAATCAAAAACTGGGATATAGAATCGATCTTCCATAACCTGTCTCCAACCCAAAGCATGCAATCTACAGAATTTATGCTGGTGAATGATGATGGTCTAATTCTTTATGATCCGAATAAAGCATTTGAAGGACAGCAGCTCAGCACAGTTATGAAAAAACCGGTGAAGTTTGGAAGCGGATATCAAAGCTTCAAGACAGATTTCCATGATGAGAAGAGCATTGTTTCCATATATCATCTTAAGGATTACTCATGGAATCTGGTATCGGTCACCTCCTGGAAATCACTTTCAAAGGAAACCCTTGTGTTTGCCCAGTGGTTTATCGGTATCACTTTGCTGTGCCTGCTCGCTGCGATCACCTTCAATATGGTGTTCATGAGACGGATTACAGGATCCATCGCAGTCATTGTCCGTTTCATGAGAAAGGTGGAGGGCGGAGATTTCAACGTCCGTGTCGAGGACCGCGGAAAAGATGAGCTTCATATTCTGGCCAAAGGCTTCAATGATCTGGTGGATCAAATCAACAGCCTGTTCAAACAGATCAACACCAAGCAGAAGCAGAAGACCCAGGCCGAGCTTCGGGTGCTTCAAGCCCAGATCAAACCGCATTTCTTGTTTAATACACTGGAATCCATTAATGTACTGGCTATTCAGAATGAAGGAGTCAAGGTCAGCGAAATGGTGCATAGGCTGGGTAGCATCTTACGGATTAGCATTCAAGACAAGGAGGAAATCCCCCTGGATCAGGAAATTGAACATCTGCAGAGCTACCTAGAAATACAGAAATTCCGGTTTGATGACTTGTTTGATTATGAAATCGACATACCGCCTGAGCTGAGGAGACGGAGCGTGTTGAAGCTGACGCTGCAACCGCTCGTGGAAAATTGCATTCAGCACGGTTTCGAAGGCATCGCATACACGGGGCATATTCATATTTCCTGCTGGGCGGATCAGGGACGCATTATTTTGCAGGTTCAAGACAACGGAATTGGCATGGAACCGAACCAGCTTCTGAAGTTCCAATATATGAAGACAGACAAGGAAGATGTGGCTGACAGAAAAGACCAGGTCAGATATCTTTATGAGGAAAGACGGGGTTTGGGTGTACGGAGCGTGGCTGACCGGATCAGAATTCACTACGGGGAGCAGTATGGACTTTTTATATGTTCATCGCATCTGACTGGAACGATTATTCAGTGTGTTATTCCTGATGCTGAATGGAGGGATTGGAATGATTCTTAA
- a CDS encoding response regulator produces MILKVLLVDDEAPILNNLKSIIPWKEMNMQVLTARSGQEALGLFEIHNPDIILCDIRMPVMDGLTLVGQLRDKGSMAEIILLTGYQEFEYAKAGIKYKVRDYICKPIHYKELENNIRAIGEQIVQNRLKDPFRQTVSRIQENEDDQIVRKNPQQLMGEAVGYIADKLDKDLGIEELAGYLGISCSYFSLLFKNHLGMTFVEYVTSKRIEAAKYLLVHSEKSITQIGSGIGYHERRYFTKVFQRYTGMTPSEFRDQARNIPAI; encoded by the coding sequence ATGATTCTTAAAGTGCTGCTGGTGGATGATGAGGCTCCGATACTTAATAATCTGAAGAGCATCATTCCCTGGAAAGAAATGAATATGCAGGTGCTTACGGCCAGAAGCGGGCAGGAGGCGTTGGGACTTTTTGAAATCCATAATCCGGATATTATTTTATGTGATATCCGGATGCCCGTGATGGATGGTTTGACCTTGGTCGGCCAGCTTAGGGACAAAGGATCTATGGCTGAGATCATTTTGCTGACGGGATACCAGGAGTTTGAATATGCAAAAGCCGGAATTAAGTATAAAGTCCGCGATTATATCTGCAAGCCAATACATTACAAAGAGTTGGAAAATAATATCCGCGCTATTGGTGAACAGATTGTACAGAACCGGCTTAAGGATCCTTTCCGGCAGACCGTATCCAGAATCCAGGAAAATGAGGACGATCAAATTGTCCGGAAAAATCCGCAGCAGCTGATGGGTGAAGCCGTTGGTTACATCGCGGACAAACTCGACAAAGATCTCGGTATCGAAGAACTGGCGGGGTATCTCGGAATCAGCTGCAGCTATTTCAGTTTGCTTTTCAAGAACCATCTGGGCATGACCTTTGTGGAATATGTCACCTCCAAGCGTATTGAAGCCGCCAAATACTTGTTAGTCCATAGTGAAAAAAGTATTACCCAAATCGGTTCTGGCATCGGCTATCACGAAAGGCGGTACTTTACAAAAGTATTCCAGCGGTATACCGGCATGACTCCTTCGGAATTCCGCGACCAAGCTAGGAACATCCCTGCTATATAA
- the nagZ gene encoding beta-N-acetylhexosaminidase — MDISKLTLEQKIGQMFICGFHSLVPDDQIRKLIQDYHLGGVIYFRRNIDKLEQVASLSASLQNLAAANEDLPLWIAIDQEGGMVARIDHKKMSRIPGNMSLGATDNPEYSYEVSLISAEEMLQLGINMNFAPCLDVNNNPQNPVIGVRSFGENADKVSEHGAAVIRAFQEKGISAAAKHFPGHGDTSVDSHMGLATVEHDLDRLQQVELKPFIKAIQEDVDVIMTAHVIFPAIESEPIPATLSRSVLTGLLREDLAYKGIIVTDCLEMHAIAKFFGVGEGAVKAIEAGSDVVLVSHTLSDQIEAFEAVKSAVLSGRISENTIDRAVERILALKQKRIADLPASDASPVFLERHEKPEVDRLLKEVSLKSVTLVKDQGQLPLNINEKVLVIWPEVRSETQVDEPWTEVVTLGDALAGWMKDVQEIRISAEPDQEEIEKVLNAASSCAQVVLATYTAGSSLPEGQRALAEQLLQQNHSKLIAASTRNPYDLNDIPGIPAYLCCYENTPYFMEALASILAGQSKAEGKLPVSLDEPNMVSAN, encoded by the coding sequence TTGGATATTTCTAAACTTACATTGGAACAAAAAATCGGCCAAATGTTCATTTGCGGCTTTCATTCTCTGGTACCGGATGACCAAATCCGCAAACTGATTCAGGATTACCATCTGGGAGGCGTCATTTACTTTCGGCGTAATATTGATAAGCTGGAGCAGGTGGCCAGCCTGTCTGCTTCGCTTCAGAATTTAGCTGCGGCTAACGAGGATTTGCCGCTTTGGATTGCCATTGACCAGGAGGGCGGCATGGTGGCTCGTATTGACCATAAGAAGATGAGCCGAATTCCAGGAAATATGTCCCTTGGCGCAACGGATAACCCGGAATACAGCTATGAAGTATCCCTGATCAGCGCGGAAGAAATGCTTCAGCTCGGCATCAATATGAACTTTGCTCCATGTCTGGATGTGAACAACAACCCTCAAAATCCTGTAATTGGTGTAAGATCCTTTGGTGAGAACGCGGACAAGGTATCGGAGCATGGTGCAGCCGTAATCCGGGCGTTCCAGGAAAAGGGGATCTCTGCAGCAGCCAAGCATTTTCCAGGCCATGGAGATACCAGTGTAGACAGCCATATGGGGCTGGCGACCGTTGAACATGATCTGGACCGTCTGCAGCAGGTAGAACTGAAGCCTTTTATCAAGGCGATTCAGGAAGATGTGGATGTTATTATGACGGCTCATGTAATCTTCCCGGCGATTGAGTCCGAGCCTATTCCAGCGACGTTGTCCAGATCTGTATTAACCGGACTGCTGCGAGAGGATTTGGCCTACAAGGGTATTATTGTTACAGATTGCCTCGAAATGCATGCCATTGCCAAATTCTTTGGCGTTGGTGAAGGTGCTGTTAAGGCGATAGAGGCTGGTTCAGACGTTGTGCTTGTAAGCCATACGCTCAGTGACCAGATAGAGGCGTTCGAAGCGGTCAAAAGCGCTGTACTGAGTGGACGAATCAGTGAAAATACGATTGATCGAGCTGTCGAACGTATTTTGGCCCTCAAGCAAAAACGTATTGCCGATCTGCCGGCATCGGATGCATCGCCTGTATTTCTTGAAAGACATGAAAAGCCTGAGGTGGACCGCCTGCTGAAGGAGGTATCTCTGAAGAGCGTGACGCTCGTCAAAGACCAAGGACAGCTTCCGTTAAACATAAATGAAAAAGTACTCGTGATTTGGCCTGAAGTTCGTTCCGAAACACAGGTCGATGAGCCTTGGACCGAGGTTGTGACGCTGGGTGATGCCCTCGCAGGGTGGATGAAGGATGTTCAAGAAATCCGCATAAGCGCCGAGCCGGATCAGGAAGAAATCGAGAAGGTTCTGAACGCTGCTTCATCATGCGCTCAAGTGGTGTTGGCAACATACACCGCTGGAAGCTCCCTCCCTGAGGGTCAGCGTGCTTTGGCAGAACAACTGCTGCAGCAGAACCACAGCAAGTTGATTGCTGCTTCTACACGAAATCCCTATGATTTGAACGATATTCCCGGCATTCCCGCTTATCTGTGCTGTTATGAGAATACGCCTTATTTCATGGAGGCTCTGGCTTCCATTCTGGCAGGTCAAAGTAAAGCGGAAGGCAAACTTCCTGTCAGCCTTGATGAGCCCAATATGGTAAGTGCAAACTAG
- a CDS encoding stalk domain-containing protein, protein MNFKKLTMIAVLAVAQTALVIPAAGAEGANTVQPETIQGINMNAANNPDSTSNAQPGNTAGIAGNSTSEKTQNENTGDNQTNTGGTNGENGTSSTDNSGKTGNDTPTSTSSQDGNQDTANGTDTTGDGSTTGGDKGETTPGTTSEQAGDSEVTKGITSQAGANQLILMMNSNKMYQDGKLFLAGQPMAVKNGVSYVAIRAMVERVGLKLTYDGKTKETIIIKDGKELRFKTNSNVYRVNGESKPMKGPSYQQNNTFMVPLTSITQALNIPYTVDQANKRVILSLSTKPVAAFTVQPSDIFAGETNVSYTTQSKTSNGLQIVDERWEGKQDIFEEVGTHKITHYVQDSSGQWSDPYTVTINVLKANEPPVANFTTDKDEYKMGELVNITDLSTDDENAIVDRQWMNDRKAFFTPGPITIRLTVTDKHGAVGEFQKTITITNETLYTEDDFNKLFIPVGDKYTFDGTKVPSWKNMDFTFTSEPATLIRSNSPETVYSEGLLYKETALGSTRFMLHHVNSTGKNEKLYVIATNTYTDRPAQITMQNFGIGGPNPYPELTGKTSIERYFQSMQDQSARQVINLAPGESKVIMTDVNKTKMKPGDTISALADAFSDYPVQYSVIMIDENKDPLQTLPYLTSLERDVHNRGTYPDSVRLIRYDEPVGSTPSRLVLGDNKADPNLIGLDGIYGTETSNAGNFGVLYKITFSRVAPHTLITLNPRGGLYNGIVTVNGQVIQVANKAAVSAPNENSVLYRTGDFEQNVEIMYTPSPGSNLPINLLLMPLPQEK, encoded by the coding sequence ATGAATTTCAAAAAACTGACAATGATTGCTGTGTTAGCTGTAGCTCAGACTGCACTCGTCATTCCGGCCGCTGGCGCGGAAGGTGCGAATACAGTTCAGCCTGAAACCATTCAGGGCATCAACATGAATGCAGCAAACAACCCAGACAGCACGTCAAACGCGCAACCGGGTAACACAGCAGGAATTGCTGGCAATTCCACCAGTGAAAAAACGCAAAACGAGAACACTGGGGACAACCAGACCAACACAGGGGGAACAAACGGAGAAAACGGTACTTCGAGTACGGATAACTCCGGCAAAACAGGCAATGACACACCAACATCCACATCCTCTCAGGACGGTAATCAAGATACTGCAAACGGTACTGATACCACGGGTGATGGCAGTACAACCGGAGGAGATAAAGGCGAAACAACTCCGGGAACGACATCCGAGCAAGCGGGCGATTCGGAGGTAACAAAAGGAATTACATCTCAGGCAGGTGCTAATCAGCTGATCCTGATGATGAACAGTAACAAAATGTACCAGGATGGCAAGCTCTTCCTTGCAGGTCAGCCTATGGCTGTGAAAAATGGTGTTTCCTATGTAGCCATTCGGGCAATGGTAGAACGCGTGGGTCTAAAGCTTACTTATGATGGCAAGACGAAGGAAACGATCATCATCAAGGATGGTAAGGAGCTTCGCTTTAAAACCAACAGCAATGTTTATCGTGTTAACGGCGAATCCAAGCCGATGAAAGGACCATCCTATCAACAAAATAATACATTTATGGTTCCACTGACTTCGATCACTCAAGCGCTGAACATTCCGTATACGGTGGATCAGGCGAACAAGAGAGTCATTCTGTCACTTTCAACAAAGCCGGTAGCCGCATTTACCGTTCAGCCTTCTGATATATTTGCAGGTGAAACGAATGTTAGTTACACGACACAATCAAAAACCTCGAATGGTTTGCAAATTGTGGATGAGCGTTGGGAAGGCAAGCAGGATATTTTCGAAGAGGTTGGCACTCATAAGATTACTCATTATGTGCAAGATTCCAGCGGACAATGGAGTGATCCATACACCGTCACCATCAATGTTCTGAAAGCGAATGAGCCGCCAGTGGCTAACTTTACAACAGACAAAGACGAATACAAGATGGGTGAATTGGTAAATATCACAGATCTGAGTACCGATGATGAGAATGCAATTGTGGATCGCCAGTGGATGAATGACCGCAAGGCATTTTTTACCCCGGGTCCTATAACCATTCGCCTCACGGTCACAGATAAGCATGGTGCCGTCGGGGAATTCCAGAAGACTATCACCATTACGAATGAAACGCTATATACCGAGGATGATTTCAATAAGCTGTTTATTCCGGTAGGCGACAAATATACCTTTGATGGAACCAAGGTGCCATCGTGGAAGAACATGGACTTTACATTCACATCAGAGCCGGCCACTTTGATCCGCAGCAACAGCCCTGAAACCGTGTACTCGGAAGGGTTGCTGTATAAGGAAACAGCGCTTGGCAGCACACGCTTTATGCTTCATCATGTGAATTCAACCGGTAAAAACGAGAAGCTGTACGTTATCGCAACCAATACGTACACGGATAGACCAGCGCAGATTACCATGCAAAACTTTGGCATTGGCGGTCCAAATCCTTATCCGGAATTGACGGGAAAGACATCTATTGAGCGGTATTTCCAATCGATGCAGGATCAATCGGCTCGTCAGGTTATTAATCTGGCACCGGGTGAAAGCAAAGTGATTATGACGGATGTGAATAAAACGAAAATGAAGCCGGGCGATACGATTTCTGCCCTTGCTGATGCATTCAGTGATTATCCGGTTCAATACAGCGTGATCATGATCGATGAAAACAAGGATCCGCTTCAAACTTTGCCATATCTCACAAGCCTCGAACGCGATGTTCATAATCGTGGGACTTATCCGGATTCTGTCCGTTTGATCCGTTATGATGAGCCTGTCGGTAGTACTCCATCCCGGTTGGTTCTTGGAGACAACAAAGCTGACCCGAACCTAATAGGGCTTGACGGCATTTACGGAACGGAGACCTCTAATGCCGGTAACTTTGGGGTATTGTACAAAATTACATTTAGCCGTGTCGCACCACATACCTTGATAACGCTGAACCCTCGTGGAGGTCTTTACAACGGTATTGTGACTGTGAATGGTCAAGTCATTCAGGTAGCCAATAAAGCGGCGGTAAGCGCGCCGAATGAGAACAGCGTTCTATACCGTACAGGTGACTTTGAGCAGAATGTGGAGATCATGTATACTCCATCGCCAGGAAGCAACTTGCCGATCAATTTGCTCCTGATGCCTTTGCCACAGGAAAAATAA